Genomic window (Theileria annulata chromosome 4, complete sequence, *** SEQUENCING IN PROGRESS ***):
TTTAGCGTGATAGTTTCCCCAGTTACCCATATTTACAAATGGATTTATCCGTTCATCTATAAGTGGTAGTATTTTGATGATTACAGGTGGGAAAGCAGTTAGGACTTGTATCACAATATCTACCTTATCAATTAGATAGAATGGTACAGTCATACCAGGAGCAATAGCCGGATAGatagtatatattagaCCCATGCCAACAAGGACCATAAGACTTGGAGGTACCAAGTGTAGCCAGTAAGCAACAGACTTCTTACGACCACAAGGAGGATTTGTGGCATGGCTATCTGCATTCCAGTCTTGTCCTATAGAGTATGTGAGTTCAGTAGTACTGTCAGCTGTAACTGTGAGTATTTTGCAAACTCTTTGATTAGAATCAGATGGAAATTTATCCTTATCCTCGGAGTGATAGCAACTGGTCCACAGCACAGCTGTAGTGAATGAGATTAGAATTGCTACCCAAATGTCAATGTGGACTATTAGGAAATCCGAATTGTATTTCCTACGGTTACCAAACATGAGTGTTGCTAGATAGTGTATTATTGAGGTCACAGCTGGAAATGAGTTTTCACCAGCAAGATAGTATGGGAAATACTGAAACTCCATAGCATACAGCAGAACCATGTTAATGCCGAAAATGAACCCAGAGGCTGAGATGACCCAATAATAAGCAGTTAAACTACCTTGATCACCACCACTCAAATATACAAACAACAATATTACATAGGTTATGAAGTCAGACCACATACAAACAATTGATGAGTAACAAACAATAGAATCCATGATCTTCTTCTCTGGACTAAGGAATGGCATTCGTTTTCTAACAAAATCCATTATGTTACCAATGGTCATACTAGGAAGACACCAAAGTTCTAGAGCGCCAGCAATTGTCCTGACAAATACACCAAATAGATTTTCAGGTAATTTGAATCTAATAAGAGCGTATGGAGCAGAACTGTATGCAAGACGAATGTTAAGCATCATAGACAGTCCAGCAAAAGTATAAGCTGCACACTTAACTGGATTGTCTCCAAAACCCATTGCGATATAGATATACTGACTGTATTATTCCAGGATGagaatttattactatattacagaaatattacttaaaatcacagtatccatcataacaaacattaaactttatcataataataCCATGAGGGGGAAACCAACCACCCAATTAGATGATCACCAAATAACACGATTAGCAAAATGCGTTCCATTTAGTCATACCTTCTGTTGCCCAATTTGTAGGATCATgacttttatattctataatgtAACCTTCTGAATAAAAGGCCAAAAATATCATAAATAGCGCTCCTATGTATTGTGGtatcaatattaaatcaCCTCCATCGTTACCTATGAATCCTGAAAATCCTAAGGCCAATAGAATCTCATGACACATATAATATgtaattgataaaaatgtagACATCTTGGGTTGATTAACAATTGATCTAGATAAATTGGATTCTCTATAGTGAAGTGAATAGATAAATAGGGCAGCTAGAGAGATCTTGATGACCATTAGTACATCAAATAAGTGCCATAGGTAGGCATAAACAGTTTCCTTTTTAGTAGGTTGTGTCCAATCAGGGGCGTATTCGTATTCTTTCCATAGATTGAATGTACCAGTGTTGTGTTGAGGTGACCAAGATGGTTTGTATCTTCTTAGCATGGCTATGATGACTGGTGGAAATATGGTAGCTACGAGAAGTACCATTTCAATCTTATCAACTAGATAGAATGGTACAATCATACCAGGAGCTATACCAGGATAAATAGTGAAAACTAGTCCCATTCCAACAACTATCATCAGAAATGGAGAGAGTTGATAACCATTGAAACTGCCTGAGAAGCCATATGCATGTATGTGTTTCATATCACCTATATCATTTGTACCTTCAATTAAATATCCCACAGTCCACACCACAGCTGCTACCAGTGAGATTAGGATTGCTACCCAAATATCAATCTCTACCAGTAGGAAGTCACTATTGTATTTTCTTCTATTACCAAACATTATAGTACTCAGATAGTGTACGAATGACGTTATGATTGGAAATGTATTCTCACCAACAATATAGACaggtatataataaaagtCTACAGAGTAAAGTAGAGTCATGTTAATACCAAAAACAACTCCGGAAATTGCAATCACAAAGTAAAATAGAGTTAGATGACCACTCTCACCACccattaaatatacaaccaataataatacataGGTGGCAAAGTTTAACCACTGAGTAACTATGGAGGGAACAATTATGGACCAGAACTTAACTGTTTTATAACAGAATCCAATATGGCTATAGACAGTATTGAGAGCATTAAACTGACCCGAAACCTTCTTCTTATTATCATCAGTTAGTTTGTAGTATGCGGATTGGACCTTTTCGAACTGTGATTTAACAGTTTGGGCATCAGTACCAGGAGTATCACGTAGAGTTTTGACATCAGTTTCTAGTTGACTGGCTGCAGCTTTAAGATCAGAAAGTTTAGGATCAGTAGCCTGAGTATTAAGTTCATTGGCCTTAATCTTGAGTTTGGTAAGGTTTAGGATTCTCTCGTAGATATTCTCGAGTGCATTGTAGGCGTCCACAACAGCGGTAACAAGATGTTGTTTATCTGAAGGTATAGTGACCTTTTTAGCTTCAGCCATTAGTGTATCGTATGCTTGTTGGACTAATCCAAATTGGGTTATGACTGCAGTGGCCTTAGTTTCAAGTTCAGTACCACCATCTACATGAGTAGCTAGTAACTCTGCCTTTTTATATAGATGATCTTCACCAGTACCTTGTTTGGCTGCATCCCTAAGGGATCCTGCTTGAACACTAAGTGCAGCAAGTGCACTATCACCACCTAGTGCTTTGGCTGCATCGTGAAGTAATGAGGCCTTATTCTTTAGTAGATTGGCTTTATCCTTGAGTGTTTGTGGAGCAGTATTGCCTTGGATATCATAATGTTTGGCATATATGAGTGCTCTTACTTGGTGGCCACCTTCAACTAGTTTCTGAAGTAGGTCCACTATATTTCCGAGGAGCATACTTGGTAGGCACCATAATTCCAATGCACTAGCCATTCGTCTAACAAAGACACTGAAAAGATTTTCAGGTAACTTGAACCTAATAAGTGCATACGGAGCAGAACTGTATGATAGTCTAATATTAAGCATCATAGCCAACCCAGCAAGAATGTACGCTGACACAAGTAATGAACAAGCATCACCGGTATAATTCTCACAGGCCTCCTTAGCACTATTACATACAAGACAAGGGGCCATTTATTGCGATAATTTAGTGTTAATGGCAATTGTTGAGTAGTTTGTGTTAAACCTACTACTTTACTATActacagaaatattacttaaaatcactTTATCCATCAAAACGAACATTAAACTTTATGACATCATTTATTCTACTATTCTAGCATTAATATATGgcaataaaattaattgttaGCTTCTGGTTGTGAAAAGTAATTGGTTAAATCAGCATCAAGCTTCGCTCTAGTAGCCTCGCCACCCATATAAGTATCCAACTCCATGTCCTAATCAAGAATATGCAGCAGATTATTAAAAAcgataaataatttatgttaataaaatctATAGATACCATTTGGTCGGCAGTTTTTTGATCCttattctttttaaaattttgtttagttctcatatttttattgaATCTGCGAAAAGCAAAATTGCGCCTCGTACGCCTGAATCTACCCCTCCTAGGAGCGTTTACCTCACCCTGACCTTCAAATTGTGCAGGTCCAGCTCCAAAACGTCTTAATGGACGGCCTTTAAATGATCTGGCCTTAAATACCCTCCTTACTACAGCATCATTATTACGTTGTTTAGAATGTTATAAAAAGTGTTAAATTATACCATTTCTCCTATTTGTGTTTGTGTTGTTATTTAGTGAATTGTTGTTTCTATTGCGAAATCTGTAATTTCCCCTGGGATTTCGGGCATTTCGTTGACCTCCTCTCACATTCTCTAGTACATTGTTCCTTCTTGCCATTACTCTACAGctattagttatattttaattgtgttatttaatttattgaacTTGTTTCTCtactaaattaatataattatcgtactattgaaatatattatgaaaatataacaGCCTATGGGGATCTcacaattaaa
Coding sequences:
- a CDS encoding uncharacterized protein (Tap349h10.p1c.C.cand.114 - score = 138.27) — protein: MARRNNVLENVRGGQRNARNPRGNYRFRNRNNNSLNNNTNTNRRNVRRVFKARSFKGRPLRRFGAGPAQFEGQGEVNAPRRGRFRRTRRNFAFRRFNKNMRTKQNFKKNKDQKTADQMDMELDTYMGGEATRAKLDADLTNYFSQPEANN
- a CDS encoding Tpr-related protein family member, putative (Tap349h10.p1c.C.cand.115 - score = 35.85;~SMART 10 transmembrane domains at aa 21-43, 336-358, 370-392, 396-418, 439-461, 486-508, 521-539, 578-600, 620-642 and 652-674; pfam:PspA_IM30 (PF04012) at aa 73-299, E()=2.10e-02;~10 probable transmembrane helices predicted for TA07770 by TMHMM2.0 at aa 21-43, 336-358, 370-392, 396-418, 439-461, 486-508, 521-539, 578-600, 620-642 and 652-674), translated to MAPCLVCNSAKEACENYTGDACSLLVSAYILAGLAMMLNIRLSYSSAPYALIRFKLPENLFSVFVRRMASALELWCLPSMLLGNIVDLLQKLVEGGHQVRALIYAKHYDIQGNTAPQTLKDKANLLKNKASLLHDAAKALGGDSALAALSVQAGSLRDAAKQGTGEDHLYKKAELLATHVDGGTELETKATAVITQFGLVQQAYDTLMAEAKKVTIPSDKQHLVTAVVDAYNALENIYERILNLTKLKIKANELNTQATDPKLSDLKAAASQLETDVKTLRDTPGTDAQTVKSQFEKVQSAYYKLTDDNKKKVSGQFNALNTVYSHIGFCYKTVKFWSIIVPSIVTQWLNFATYVLLLVVYLMGGESGHLTLFYFVIAISGVVFGINMTLLYSVDFYYIPVYIVGENTFPIITSFVHYLSTIMFGNRRKYNSDFLLVEIDIWVAILISLVAAVVWTVGYLIEGTNDIGDMKHIHAYGFSGSFNGYQLSPFLMIVVGMGLVFTIYPGIAPGMIVPFYLVDKIEMVLLVATIFPPVIIAMLRRYKPSWSPQHNTGTFNLWKEYEYAPDWTQPTKKETVYAYLWHLFDVLMVIKISLAALFIYSLHYRESNLSRSIVNQPKMSTFLSITYYMCHEILLALGFSGFIGNDGGDLILIPQYIGALFMIFLAFYSEGYIIEYKSHDPTNWATEGMTKWNAFC